A section of the Chryseobacterium ginsenosidimutans genome encodes:
- the tssD gene encoding type VI secretion system tube protein TssD: MAANSRGILKFNGSEGQKLLKLNYSVSRSTDVSGRVASDPSNALVKVTIEATEKSEILESLLNGKYKPTTGEITFNKSHEEGTLITLNWENGYVIQHEVDFDAVDENSMLISFVISAETINYGNSAYKGLWPSS, from the coding sequence ATGGCAGCAAATTCAAGAGGAATCTTAAAATTCAACGGCAGCGAAGGTCAGAAATTATTAAAGCTGAATTACAGCGTATCAAGATCTACCGACGTTTCAGGCAGAGTGGCATCAGATCCCTCTAATGCATTGGTCAAAGTGACAATCGAGGCAACAGAAAAATCTGAAATCCTTGAATCTTTACTAAATGGGAAATACAAGCCTACAACAGGTGAAATTACTTTCAACAAATCTCACGAGGAAGGTACTTTGATCACTTTAAACTGGGAAAACGGGTACGTGATTCAGCATGAAGTAGACTTCGATGCTGTAGACGAAAACTCAATGTTGATCAGCTTTGTTATAAGTGCAGAAACAATCAACTACGGAAATTCAGCGTATAAAGGTCTATGGCCGTCAAGCTAA
- a CDS encoding LacI family DNA-binding transcriptional regulator, which produces MTKKNATIYDISKKINVSVATVSRALNDHPRISQATKDLVKKTAKEMNYKQNNLAKALKSGETKNVGIIVPFVNTNFFSSVIRGIEEELSPFGYHVIICQSHEDVNIEKKHLNTLLNAQVDGIFMSVSRTTVDTEHIQHILDTTNTPIIFFDRKKDIPGISTVTVDDYKGGYMATEHLIEEGYKNICHFSGDLNLEIYQNRLNGYKQALTDHNLTVNEENIIFTGSSIDAGIEAIKTLWNRKSIPDAIFSASDFAALGACQELKKRKIKIPQEVAVIGFSNEPFTQFMELPMSSMDQTPVIMGNMAGQVFLDNIKDNSSGVSIEKKVVLAPKICVRKSSKRK; this is translated from the coding sequence ATGACAAAGAAAAATGCCACGATCTACGATATTTCAAAAAAAATCAATGTAAGTGTGGCAACTGTTTCCAGAGCTTTAAACGATCATCCCAGAATAAGCCAGGCAACAAAAGATTTGGTAAAGAAAACTGCTAAAGAAATGAATTATAAGCAGAATAACCTTGCCAAAGCCCTGAAAAGTGGTGAAACAAAAAATGTAGGAATCATCGTTCCTTTCGTAAATACCAATTTCTTTTCATCCGTCATCCGCGGAATTGAAGAAGAACTTTCACCGTTCGGCTATCATGTAATCATCTGCCAAAGCCACGAAGATGTAAATATTGAAAAAAAACACCTCAATACTTTGCTTAACGCTCAGGTAGACGGAATTTTCATGTCGGTTTCCCGTACTACGGTTGATACAGAGCATATTCAGCATATTTTAGATACAACCAATACCCCCATCATTTTCTTCGACAGGAAAAAGGATATCCCGGGAATCAGTACGGTAACTGTCGACGACTATAAAGGAGGTTATATGGCGACTGAGCATTTGATTGAGGAAGGCTACAAAAACATCTGTCATTTTTCAGGTGACTTAAATCTTGAAATTTATCAGAATCGTTTAAACGGTTATAAACAGGCTTTGACTGATCATAATTTAACCGTAAATGAAGAAAATATCATCTTTACCGGAAGTTCGATCGATGCAGGAATTGAAGCAATAAAAACATTGTGGAACAGGAAATCTATTCCGGATGCCATATTTTCCGCCAGTGATTTTGCAGCATTAGGAGCGTGCCAGGAATTAAAGAAACGTAAGATTAAAATCCCTCAGGAAGTAGCGGTGATCGGCTTTTCGAATGAGCCTTTTACTCAGTTTATGGAGCTTCCAATGAGTTCAATGGATCAGACCCCTGTAATTATGGGAAATATGGCAGGACAGGTTTTCCTGGATAATATTAAAGATAATTCTTCGGGAGTTTCTATTGAAAAGAAGGTTGTGCTTGCACCGAAGATCTGTGTAAGGAAGTCTTCGAAGAGGAAGTAG
- a CDS encoding endonuclease domain-containing protein, which translates to MKEILTRINGIFIHKNFVENLPYNPKLKTLLSGKRKAGILSEVIFWNQVRAKSFYRIDFDRQRIIGNYIVDFYVKKLGLVIEIDDWSHDFKKDDDEVRQKYLESLGLRIFRITDFDVKNNLGVVMKSLEDFIVENYGC; encoded by the coding sequence ATGAAAGAAATATTAACCCGGATCAACGGAATTTTCATCCACAAAAACTTCGTGGAAAACCTTCCATACAATCCAAAATTAAAAACATTATTAAGCGGAAAACGGAAAGCCGGAATTTTAAGCGAAGTGATTTTTTGGAATCAAGTTCGAGCTAAAAGTTTTTATCGTATAGATTTTGACAGACAAAGAATCATCGGAAATTATATTGTTGATTTTTATGTCAAAAAGTTGGGATTGGTAATTGAGATTGATGATTGGAGTCATGATTTTAAAAAAGATGATGATGAAGTAAGACAGAAGTATTTGGAATCTTTAGGATTAAGAATTTTTAGAATAACTGATTTTGATGTAAAAAATAATTTGGGTGTTGTGATGAAGAGTTTGGAGGATTTTATTGTTGAAAATTATGGGTGTTAG